A genomic stretch from Candidatus Amarolinea dominans includes:
- a CDS encoding nucleotidyltransferase domain-containing protein, with product MTPIGCALPVARALPLAVRRIVESLHPEKIILFGSYAYGKPTPDSDVDLLVILDTTASRSERSWSVSRLLIPRPFPVDILVRTPAEIEQSVLKRDYFILEILSQGRVLHEHRN from the coding sequence ATGACGCCGATCGGCTGCGCACTGCCGGTGGCGCGCGCGCTGCCGCTGGCGGTACGCCGTATCGTCGAAAGCCTGCACCCAGAAAAGATCATTCTTTTTGGTTCGTACGCCTACGGCAAACCAACGCCAGACAGCGATGTAGATCTGCTCGTAATCCTTGACACAACAGCGTCGCGCAGCGAGCGCAGTTGGAGTGTCTCGCGCTTACTCATTCCACGCCCTTTTCCAGTTGACATCTTGGTTCGTACTCCCGCTGAGATAGAACAATCGGTCCTCAAGCGCGACTATTTCATCCTGGAGATCCTGTCACAAGGTAGAGTCCTTCATGAGCATCGAAACTGA
- a CDS encoding thiolase family protein has protein sequence MRDVYIVSAVRTPVGRKNGALSGLHPVAVASLPLQEVVRRVDLDPAAVEDVVMGCVTPIGEQGANIGRLAVLNAGWPVSVPSVTLNRMCGSSQQAIHFAAQAIAAGDMDIAVGAGVECMSRVTMGSDYPEQFYAGIPYDLIPQGISAELICDKWNLSREDLDRYSYESHQKAAAATAAGYFKAEIMPVTVAHNGSQVTLDYDEGFRSNVDLVKMGQLRPAFRADGRITAASSSQISDGAAAVLLASAEGLKRHNLTPRARIVARVVVGSDPLIMLDGPIPATRKILARAGLTIEDMDTIEINEAFASVVLAWLKEIQPDPARVNPTGGAIAIGHPLGATGAKLMATMLHRLERTGGRYGLQTMCIGHGMATATIIERI, from the coding sequence ATGCGTGACGTTTACATTGTCTCCGCCGTGCGCACACCGGTCGGTCGCAAAAATGGCGCCTTGAGCGGTCTGCATCCGGTGGCCGTAGCCAGCCTGCCCCTGCAAGAGGTGGTGCGTCGGGTGGACCTCGACCCGGCCGCCGTCGAAGATGTGGTGATGGGCTGTGTGACCCCCATCGGTGAGCAGGGCGCGAACATCGGCCGCCTGGCGGTCCTCAACGCAGGCTGGCCCGTCTCCGTGCCTTCGGTCACACTCAACCGCATGTGCGGCTCCAGTCAACAGGCCATCCACTTTGCGGCCCAGGCCATTGCCGCCGGAGACATGGACATAGCCGTGGGCGCCGGCGTGGAGTGCATGAGCCGCGTGACCATGGGCTCCGACTATCCGGAGCAGTTCTATGCTGGCATCCCCTACGACCTGATTCCGCAGGGCATCTCGGCCGAGTTGATATGCGACAAATGGAACCTCAGCCGTGAGGATCTCGATCGCTACAGCTATGAAAGTCACCAGAAGGCCGCCGCCGCCACCGCCGCCGGCTACTTCAAGGCTGAAATCATGCCGGTAACGGTGGCGCATAACGGCAGCCAGGTCACCCTGGACTACGATGAGGGCTTCCGCAGCAACGTGGATCTGGTGAAGATGGGCCAACTGCGCCCTGCGTTCCGCGCCGATGGTCGCATCACCGCCGCCAGCAGCAGCCAGATCAGCGACGGCGCCGCGGCCGTGCTGTTGGCCAGCGCAGAGGGCCTCAAGCGCCACAACCTGACGCCGCGCGCGCGCATCGTCGCGCGGGTGGTCGTGGGCAGCGACCCGCTCATCATGCTGGATGGCCCCATCCCGGCCACGCGCAAGATTCTGGCCCGGGCCGGCCTGACCATCGAAGACATGGATACCATCGAGATCAACGAGGCCTTCGCCTCGGTGGTACTGGCATGGCTAAAGGAGATCCAGCCGGACCCGGCACGCGTCAATCCCACGGGCGGCGCCATTGCCATCGGTCACCCCCTGGGCGCCACCGGCGCCAAGCTGATGGCCACCATGCTGCACCGCCTCGAACGCACCGGCGGCCGCTATGGCCTGCAAACCATGTGCATCGGCCACGGCATGGCCACTGCCACCATCATCGAGCGCATCTGA
- a CDS encoding acyl-CoA dehydrogenase family protein, giving the protein MIDFTLTDEQRMLRDLAHDFAVKDILPVVEHFDKSGEFPWPIIKKAQEIGLMNLNVPEAYGGPGVGVLEECIVAEELAWACSGIQTATMLNQLACLPIIIGGSEEQKMQYLGGWVMDKQKMPAYCVTEPGAGSDVAGIKTVAARRGDTYVLNGTKTWITNGPVADLFVVLAKVDPSGGHRGLNFFIVERGWGVKTSKPIEKMGQHASWTSEVIMEDVEVPAANRIGPEGAGFKVAMEVFNKSRPPVAAGAVGVARRAMEEAIKYAKERKAFGHAIASYQGISFMVADMAMNIHAGRLLTWQAAWLADQHQPNAKESAFAKAFCADMAMKTTTDAVQVFGGYGYSAEYPVEKLMRDAKIYQIYEGTSQIQRTIIARELFK; this is encoded by the coding sequence ATGATTGACTTTACCCTGACCGATGAGCAGCGCATGCTGCGCGACCTGGCGCACGACTTTGCGGTCAAAGACATTCTGCCCGTTGTCGAACACTTCGATAAGAGCGGCGAATTTCCCTGGCCGATCATCAAGAAGGCCCAGGAAATCGGTCTCATGAACCTGAACGTGCCCGAAGCCTATGGCGGGCCGGGCGTGGGCGTCCTGGAGGAGTGCATCGTGGCCGAGGAACTGGCCTGGGCCTGCTCCGGGATTCAGACGGCAACCATGCTCAACCAACTCGCCTGCCTGCCGATCATCATCGGCGGCAGTGAAGAGCAAAAGATGCAGTACCTGGGCGGTTGGGTGATGGACAAGCAAAAAATGCCTGCCTATTGCGTCACCGAGCCAGGCGCCGGCTCTGATGTGGCCGGCATCAAGACGGTGGCCGCGCGGCGCGGAGACACGTATGTCCTCAACGGCACCAAGACCTGGATCACCAACGGCCCGGTGGCCGATCTGTTCGTGGTGCTGGCCAAAGTGGACCCATCCGGCGGTCACCGCGGGCTGAATTTCTTCATCGTCGAACGCGGCTGGGGCGTCAAGACGAGCAAGCCGATCGAGAAGATGGGCCAGCACGCCAGTTGGACGAGCGAAGTGATTATGGAAGATGTGGAAGTGCCGGCGGCCAACCGCATCGGGCCTGAGGGCGCCGGTTTCAAGGTGGCCATGGAGGTCTTCAATAAATCACGCCCGCCCGTGGCGGCCGGCGCGGTCGGCGTGGCACGCCGGGCCATGGAGGAAGCGATCAAGTATGCCAAGGAGCGCAAGGCGTTTGGTCATGCCATCGCCAGCTACCAGGGCATCAGCTTCATGGTGGCCGATATGGCGATGAACATCCATGCTGGCCGTCTGTTGACCTGGCAAGCAGCCTGGCTGGCCGATCAGCACCAGCCTAACGCCAAGGAATCGGCGTTTGCCAAGGCGTTCTGCGCCGACATGGCGATGAAGACCACCACCGACGCGGTGCAGGTTTTTGGCGGCTACGGCTACAGCGCCGAATACCCGGTGGAAAAACTGATGCGCGACGCCAAGATCTACCAGATCTACGAAGGCACATCGCAGATTCAGCGTACCATTATCGCCCGTGAGTTGTTCAAGTAG